One genomic window of Anaerolineales bacterium includes the following:
- a CDS encoding deoxynucleoside kinase, giving the protein MFIAIEGVIGVGKTSLARLLQPSFDAELLLEVFEENPFLSDFYADRKRYAFQTQIFFLLSRYRQQREVVPRLQARGNLIADYTFDKDSLFAHLNLEADELDTYNQVHEALAERIIRPDLTVYLRVDTSTAMLRIGRRDRPYERNMDRGYIDALNKAYEHHFAAGRDDRVMVLDTTPLDFVNRPEHLMHVVNRIRDALGIPPFQPELPFAAG; this is encoded by the coding sequence ATGTTCATCGCGATTGAAGGCGTCATCGGCGTAGGCAAGACTTCGCTCGCTCGGCTGCTTCAGCCGAGCTTCGACGCCGAGCTGCTGCTGGAAGTGTTCGAGGAGAACCCCTTTCTCTCCGACTTCTACGCCGACCGGAAGCGCTATGCCTTCCAGACCCAGATCTTCTTCCTCCTCAGCCGATACCGACAGCAGCGGGAAGTAGTCCCCCGCCTACAGGCGCGCGGCAACCTGATCGCCGACTACACGTTCGACAAGGACAGCTTGTTCGCCCACCTGAATCTGGAAGCCGATGAGCTCGACACCTACAACCAGGTGCATGAAGCCCTCGCCGAGCGCATCATCCGGCCCGACCTGACGGTGTACCTTCGGGTGGACACCTCGACCGCCATGCTGCGCATCGGCCGGCGCGACCGCCCTTACGAGCGCAACATGGACCGAGGCTACATCGATGCCCTGAACAAGGCTTATGAGCACCACTTCGCCGCCGGCAGGGATGACCGGGTTATGGTTCTCGACACGACTCCCCTAGACTTCGTCAACCGCCCGGAACACCTGATGCATGTCGTCAACCGAATCCGGGATGCCCTGGGGATTCCCCCCTTCCAGCCCGAACTCCCATTTGCGGCAGGTTGA